TCGAACAGATGGTACAGACTCCGTCGCGTTCGATAATCCCATCCATTTCTGTCAGGAGGGCATTTACAATTTCGCTGACATCCCCTCTGAGCTCCTGAAACCTTCTGTCAAGGGCTATTGCATCAAGCTCATCAATGAAAATTATGCAGGGAGCCATCTCCTCTGCCCTGTCATACAGCTGATGGATCTGGCGGGCTCCGTCTCCCACATATTCTCCTATCAGCTGGGTGGCTTTGACAGGAATGAGCGGAACATCGGTTTTGTTTGCGAGGGCTTTTGCAAGCATGGTTTTTCCCGTTCCGGAGGGTCCGAAAAACAGGATGTTTCTTGGCGCCCATTTTCCGAATCGTTCGGGCTCTTCAAGGAAGCGTTCGATCAGCCTGCATTTCTGCTTTGCAAGTTCCTGCCCTATGACATCTTCAAATATGACATCGCCTTTAATCTCTGAGGAAGAAGGAATTCCGCTTTCCTCTTCGGTTACTATAATTGAAGTTGAGCTGCCTATCATGGATTCTGCGGGTTCCACATCTATAATGCGGTATGCAAAGTCAGGGAACATTCTCCTGTCAAAGAGATAGTCCCCTTTGCGGGCGACATATCCGCTCCACTGTTCCCGTGCATAGAACTCAAATACATCCCTGTTTTCAATAACCGGATACTCTTCCATCATCCCGCTCAGGGGGTATCCTTCAGGTTTCAGGATAAGAAGTTCGGATGTGGACTTCGTAAATTCGGTATTGTTTTCATGAGTCTTTTTCGCATTCACTCGTTGTGAGACTGGTCGCACTTTGTTATCAACTCGAATACTTTTCTATATCCTATACTGACATGAAGGGCTAATAAAATTAACCCATGATCCTGCCCCTGGATTCGATTGCGAAAGCCTTCTCCTAACTCTATATAAAAAAATATTCTTTGTTCAAAAATGTTTTTTCCTGGTAAATGTTTCTTCCCGGTGAACTGTTTTTCTGGTGAACTGTTTTTTTTGCTACTACTTCTGTGATGTTATTGTATTCTTTATGATCTGTAAAGTTACCGTATCCTTATGACCTGTAAAGTTACTGTATTCTTTATGTTATATCTGTAAACTATCATTGAAATTCAGGTAAACATTATATATTCAGATATTTAATCTACAGATGTGAATCCTGAATGATATCACGTTGATGTAAAATATTTATAGGAGTACGAATAAAGAACTTATTGTTTAGAACCCGACTGGATAAATGATTATGCAGGCCTTATTAATTAGCTGTTTGAGTAAAAAGGCTTTCATAAAGAGTTCTTTGCAAATTTCCTGATTTATTCGTTTAATGTATGATGAAATAAACCAAAGGGAAAGCTAATATATTAGGGCAATAATATAAATCTTTTAATTATCAAATTGAAACTATTTTCTATAATAGTGAAAGCTGATAATTAATTATCAGTATATTATCTGATTAACACATTTGTATTGTATCGTATTAATGTAGAAAGTTAAACAACGTAAAAAAAGTTAAGCATCTAAGTTGCTTCCAGAGTATGATTTGTATGTTTACTATGGAGAATACGGAAGGTTTCGACCAGAAAACTCTTGACAAAATGAACGCTGAAGTCAAAAAGAGTATGAGCAAGCACGACCCAAAGTCGAAAAATTATAAAAAAATCTGTGAACAGGTTGAGGATCAGGTTTTCGACAAGTACTGTTCTGAAATATTCAGACCATCTCTTAAACTTTAAACCTTGCCGCTGGATAGCACTTATCCCGGTAAGTTTTTATTTTTCTTCTATTTTTTCTTCCATTTTTTTCCACTTTTCCTTCTATTTTTTTCCACTTTTCCTTCTATTTTTTTCCACTTTTCCTTCTATTTTTTTCCACTTTTCCTTCTATTTTTTCTTCCATTTTTTTCTCTTTTTCAGTTCTTGCATACCCGGAAGCCAATTATTTTTAAAAATATTTGTACTGCCTATTATACATTATCCGGAATTTCATCCTCTGCTATCTTACTTTTTTTGAACGTTTCTGTCTATTGAGAACTTTTTTATATTCAGGACTCTTATTTTCAGTTATGATTTCTTGCAGTAAAAATAGAATCCTGAGTTTATTTCTGGTTATGCTTTTGCTTGTTTCTTCGGCAGGGGTAGCTTCCAGTGCCGGTGATGTTAAACCTGCCAGCACCTTTAAAACTTCTGTTAATTCCAGTGCAGAGAACGATCTTTATTCCGAATTAAGCGCGCAGATGGAGCTTTACAACGAGAACTTTGATAATGTGCCCTCGCTTGTTCAAAGGCTGGTTGGAAGTGAAGAGATTGCCGGGAGAATCAAGCTCAACAATGGTGAGATGCTCTATGTAACCTTACTTATGAACGGTGGAAAAGTAGGAGACTTTTACAGATATGATACTCCTAACGATCCTAATTCTAAGTTCGGTCCTACCATAACCGTTGAATCCGATGAAGACACAATAAGAGAGATCCTTAATTCGGATGACCGGTTGAGAAAATCTGTAGAAAAAATGAACGACGGATCGCTTAAGGTAGAAATAGAAGGTTTTTTCCGAAAAACCGTGCTCTGGAGCATAAAGCAGCTATATTCGTAAGCGGACAATATATTTATGAGTTTCAAAAAGTCAAATCAGTATATAAAACCGGTTCATGGACTAAACTCAAAAACGAAATAAACTTCAAAAATTAATACAGGAAATTTCCCTCCTTAACCTGTAAGAGAAAAGGAGGGAGTTTTCGAAACTCCTTTTTTATATCTTTTTATCGGATTCTCAGTGCTTGACCACTTCTCCGGGAACTGTGGCTCTCCCTTTTCCCATTACGACCCCAATATTTATGCTTGTATTGATGCCTGTATGCACATCATCCCCCATTATCACACCGAGTTTTCGCCTGCCCGAATCTATAATCCTTCCTTTCAGCATTACTTTTATGTTCTTTCCGTCGTGGCGGAGGTTTGCAACTTTCGTGCCGGCTCCAAAATTACAGCGGCGCCCTATAACACTATCACCCACATAACTCAGGTGACCAATATGAGTGCCTTCCATAACAATTGTATTTTTTACCTCAACGGCATTCCCTATCCTTACTTTGTTGCCTATTGCTGTTGATGGGCGGATAAAGCAGTTAGGCCCTATATCGCAGTAATCTCCTATTACCACAGGTCCTTCGATATAAGCCCCGCTCCGGATAAGTGAGCCTTTTCCTATAGCGACCTCCCCTCTTAAAGTAACGTTTGGTTCAACATTACCCCGGCAGTATCCTTTCAGGGTTTTTAAGAGGTGCTCGTTTGCTTTCAGGAGGTCCCAGGGGTAACCTATGTCAATCCAGCTGTCTCCGAGAAGGCTGTAACCTGCAGGCGCTCCACTGTCGATCAGCATCTGGATGGAGTCTGTTATTTCAAGTTCTTTTCTTACAGAAAGCTCTGTCCTGTCAATAAAGCCAAAAATTGACTCCCGGAAGAGATAAATTCCGGCGTTTGCAAGCTTTGTTGGGGGGTTTTTTGGCTTTTCAATTATCCTGATTACTCTCTCTCCTTCAGTTTCAAGCACTCCGAAATCCGAGGGATTTTCTACCTCTTTTACGCAGATAACAG
This window of the Methanosarcina mazei S-6 genome carries:
- a CDS encoding AAA family ATPase, which encodes MRPVSQRVNAKKTHENNTEFTKSTSELLILKPEGYPLSGMMEEYPVIENRDVFEFYAREQWSGYVARKGDYLFDRRMFPDFAYRIIDVEPAESMIGSSTSIIVTEEESGIPSSSEIKGDVIFEDVIGQELAKQKCRLIERFLEEPERFGKWAPRNILFFGPSGTGKTMLAKALANKTDVPLIPVKATQLIGEYVGDGARQIHQLYDRAEEMAPCIIFIDELDAIALDRRFQELRGDVSEIVNALLTEMDGIIERDGVCTICSTNRINSLDSAVRSRFEEEIEFVLPGEEEIVHILESNVKTFPLGVEECDFQALAKKAKGLSGRDIVEKILKTALHQTIIEDREIVTGKDFEKALARLGRKDFMPDPTHLYV
- the glmU gene encoding bifunctional sugar-1-phosphate nucleotidylyltransferase/acetyltransferase, whose protein sequence is MKAVVLVAGKGTRMEPLTSDCPKVMLQVANKPVLEHILDSAVEAGIEGFVFITGYLEDQIKTHFGDGSRWGVSIEYVQQKEQLGTANAIGYARGHVEGAFLVLNGDMLIEKSDLQSLLERKEEAVICVKEVENPSDFGVLETEGERVIRIIEKPKNPPTKLANAGIYLFRESIFGFIDRTELSVRKELEITDSIQMLIDSGAPAGYSLLGDSWIDIGYPWDLLKANEHLLKTLKGYCRGNVEPNVTLRGEVAIGKGSLIRSGAYIEGPVVIGDYCDIGPNCFIRPSTAIGNKVRIGNAVEVKNTIVMEGTHIGHLSYVGDSVIGRRCNFGAGTKVANLRHDGKNIKVMLKGRIIDSGRRKLGVIMGDDVHTGINTSINIGVVMGKGRATVPGEVVKH